In Poecile atricapillus isolate bPoeAtr1 chromosome W, bPoeAtr1.hap1, whole genome shotgun sequence, one DNA window encodes the following:
- the LOC131591939 gene encoding G/T mismatch-specific thymine DNA glycosylase-like isoform X2: MEGPELGRYYTYLQQAQAFYSLPFHQMMTAVPNMEMMTEQPTLEGIPEPNIAQEPPKEVKKGGRKRKAKATEPKQPKKPAAKKEKPAKSKGKQEKITDTFKVKRKVDRFNGVSEAELLTKTLPDILTFDLDIVIIGINPGLMAAYKGHHYPGPGNHFWKCLFMSGLSNEQLNHMDDHTLPHKYGIGFTNMVERTTPGSKDLSSKEFREGGRILMQKLQKYKPRIAAFNGKCIYEIFSKEVFGIKVKNLEFGLQPHKVPDTETLCYVMPSSSARCAQFPRAQDKVHYYIKLKDLRDQLKGIAPNTDVQEVQYTFDLQLAQEDAKKMAVKEEKYDPGYEAAYGGAYCDRAPYDTDQCSLSSNGTGSNPQYCEGSSFGEVPNGQWMTQSFADQIPEFNAAVTREEEGSSV, translated from the exons ATGGAGGGCCCGGAGCTGGGCAG ATACTACACCTATCTTCAGCAAGCTCAAGCGTTTTACTCGCTTCCGTTCCATCAGATGATGACTGCAGTGCCCAACATGGAAATGATGACTGAGCAACCGACTCTAGAGGGCATTCCAGAGCCAAACATTGCTCAGGAGCCTCCAAAAG AAGTTAAaaaagggggaaggaaaagaaaagccaaagcaACTGAGCCAAAGCAACCCAAAAAGCCTGctgctaaaaaagaaaaaccagccaAGTCAAAAGGCAAACAAGAAAAGATCACAGATACTTTTAAAGTCAAAAGAAAAGTGGACCGTTTTAATGGTGTATCTGAAGCTGAACTTCTGACCAAGACTTTGCCTGATATTTTGACCTTTGATCTGGACATTGTGATA ATTGGCATAAACCCTGGCCTGATGGCAGCTTACAAAGGACATCATTACCCAGGACCTGGAAACCATTTTT GGAAGTGTCTGTTCATGTCTGGTCTAAGCAATGAACAGCTAAACCACATGGATGACCACACTTTGCCACATAAATATGGGATTGGATTTACAAACATGGTTGAAAGGACAACACCTGGAAGCAAAGACCTCTCCAG CAAAGAGTTTCGGGAAGGAGGGCGAATTCTGATGCAGAAGCTACAAAAGTATAAACCTCGCATAGCAGcttttaatggaaaat gtaTTTATGAAATTTTTAGTAAAGAAGTTTTTGGAATTAAAGTTAAGAACTTGGAATTTGGGCTGCAGCCACACAAAGTGCCAGATACAGAAACT CTGTGCTATGTTATGCCTTCGTCCAGTGCAAGATGCGCTCAGTTTCCTCGGGCACAAGATAAAGTTCATTATTACATTAAGCTGAAAGACTTAAGGGATCAACTGAAAGGCATTGCACCCAACACAGACGTCCAGGAGGTGCAGTACACATTTGACTTGCAACTTGCACAAG AGGATGCTAAAAAGATGGCTGTCAAAGAAGAAAAGTATGACCCAGGCTATGAAGCAGCATATGGAGGAGCTTACTGTGACCGTGCACCATACGACACTGACCAGTGCAGCTTGTCTTCAAATGGAACTG GAAGCAACCCACAGTACTGTGAAGGGTCGTCCTTCGGTGAAGTTCCTAACGGACAGTGGATGACACAGTCCTTTGCAGACCAGATTCCAGAGTTCAATGCTGCCGTGACACGGGAAGAGGAGGGAAGCAGCGTGTAG
- the LOC131591939 gene encoding G/T mismatch-specific thymine DNA glycosylase-like isoform X1, whose protein sequence is MEGPELGRYYTYLQQAQAFYSLPFHQMMTAVPNMEMMTEQPTLEGIPEPNIAQEPPKEVKKGGRKRKAKATEPKQPKKPAAKKEKPAKSKGKQEKITDTFKVKRKVDRFNGVSEAELLTKTLPDILTFDLDIVIIGINPGLMAAYKGHHYPGPGNHFWKCLFMSGLSNEQLNHMDDHTLPHKYGIGFTNMVERTTPGSKDLSSKEFREGGRILMQKLQKYKPRIAAFNGKCIYEIFSKEVFGIKVKNLEFGLQPHKVPDTETLCYVMPSSSARCAQFPRAQDKVHYYIKLKDLRDQLKGIAPNTDVQEVQYTFDLQLAQEDAKKMAVKEEKYDPGYEAAYGGAYCDRAPYDTDQCSLSSNGTAGSNPQYCEGSSFGEVPNGQWMTQSFADQIPEFNAAVTREEEGSSV, encoded by the exons ATGGAGGGCCCGGAGCTGGGCAG ATACTACACCTATCTTCAGCAAGCTCAAGCGTTTTACTCGCTTCCGTTCCATCAGATGATGACTGCAGTGCCCAACATGGAAATGATGACTGAGCAACCGACTCTAGAGGGCATTCCAGAGCCAAACATTGCTCAGGAGCCTCCAAAAG AAGTTAAaaaagggggaaggaaaagaaaagccaaagcaACTGAGCCAAAGCAACCCAAAAAGCCTGctgctaaaaaagaaaaaccagccaAGTCAAAAGGCAAACAAGAAAAGATCACAGATACTTTTAAAGTCAAAAGAAAAGTGGACCGTTTTAATGGTGTATCTGAAGCTGAACTTCTGACCAAGACTTTGCCTGATATTTTGACCTTTGATCTGGACATTGTGATA ATTGGCATAAACCCTGGCCTGATGGCAGCTTACAAAGGACATCATTACCCAGGACCTGGAAACCATTTTT GGAAGTGTCTGTTCATGTCTGGTCTAAGCAATGAACAGCTAAACCACATGGATGACCACACTTTGCCACATAAATATGGGATTGGATTTACAAACATGGTTGAAAGGACAACACCTGGAAGCAAAGACCTCTCCAG CAAAGAGTTTCGGGAAGGAGGGCGAATTCTGATGCAGAAGCTACAAAAGTATAAACCTCGCATAGCAGcttttaatggaaaat gtaTTTATGAAATTTTTAGTAAAGAAGTTTTTGGAATTAAAGTTAAGAACTTGGAATTTGGGCTGCAGCCACACAAAGTGCCAGATACAGAAACT CTGTGCTATGTTATGCCTTCGTCCAGTGCAAGATGCGCTCAGTTTCCTCGGGCACAAGATAAAGTTCATTATTACATTAAGCTGAAAGACTTAAGGGATCAACTGAAAGGCATTGCACCCAACACAGACGTCCAGGAGGTGCAGTACACATTTGACTTGCAACTTGCACAAG AGGATGCTAAAAAGATGGCTGTCAAAGAAGAAAAGTATGACCCAGGCTATGAAGCAGCATATGGAGGAGCTTACTGTGACCGTGCACCATACGACACTGACCAGTGCAGCTTGTCTTCAAATGGAACTG CAGGAAGCAACCCACAGTACTGTGAAGGGTCGTCCTTCGGTGAAGTTCCTAACGGACAGTGGATGACACAGTCCTTTGCAGACCAGATTCCAGAGTTCAATGCTGCCGTGACACGGGAAGAGGAGGGAAGCAGCGTGTAG